TCCAACTTCGTGCACCTTGAGCAGGAGGTCCCGGCAAACGGTGCATTCCGCATCTTCGTCTTTGCTGGTAGACagacgaagaccaagaaggccatCACCGATTTTGCGGCCAACCTTGAGAAGGAGCGCTCATTCCTCTCCGAGTACCGCAGGTCCGATATTGCGGACGTTTCGTTCTTTGAGCGCCATGTGCCCCACTCCAAGCTATTCACCTTCTGCGTTGTCTAcgctgagaagaagaatgacATCGATCCGGAGTCGATTCCCCAGGTTCTCCGTGACTACCGCTATCACATCTACTCTGATGACATCCCCGACGTGCGCGTCCCCAGCGCCACGTACGCTGCCCACGAGAAGCTTGGGTTCGACCCTGAGAAGGGTGGTGTCGTTGTTACACGCCCTGACAGCCACGTTGCCTGTACAGTGCAGTTGACCGAGGGCAGCGGCACGGTTGATGCTCTGAACGCATATTTCAATGCCTTCTCCACGAAGCCTCTGGGTCAGGACCAGCAGAGCCGTCTGTAGTCGGCTTCGCCGCATTTAAATCTATCAACCttgtatatattcttatcGGTGGACTACGGCCTCTGTCTGATTATGATTAGCATTACTGGCGTTTCTGTAAATACCTAGCCTTCAAATTCAAATTCAAAAATACATATGAAATCCAAATTCCCCAATATTCTCTGCGTAGAACCTAGAAACCATGTTGTGCCCCCTGCCCACACTCCTGCTGCGGGCACAACCTCACAACACCAAAAAAGCTTCACATCTGCCCCGCTCgaacttccaccaccacattTAccaaacaccaccaacaagcacCAGAGAAGCCAACGTAGCCAACAACGCCATCGAAATGCTTTCTCTAATCCTCTCCGCAGAACTCACCGGGTAAGCCGTCTTCCTACAAGCCTAAAATAAACACGATTTCGCATCGCAGTGCAGCGAAGCTACTCCGTTCCCCgcacatcctcatcttcacccaTAGAGGCAAAATAGTCGCTAACAAAAACAGAGTCACGGACCTCCGCCCGCAAGACACAGAGGAAGACCCGTACTACTATACCTTCAAGGTGCAATGTACCTCATGTCGCGAGACACACCCGAACTGGGTGAGCTTTAATCGCTTTGTACGTCACAGTAACAGTATCCTTGCACCACCACTTAAAATCTAGGTGGTTAGTTCTACAATGTCCAGGTATCTAACACAGTCGAAAACAGGAACAGATTGAAATCCCGGGAAGTCGCGGCGAGGCGAACTTTGTGTGGAAGTGTAGGCTTTGTCAGGTATGTCCGATCGATCGCATCTGaagttaaatatatcttGGATGCCTGGGGACCTTGGGAAAGAAATTAGTTTGGACTAACCACCTACTGCCGACCTTACTATAGAGAACGCACTCGGCTTCTATTCTTGCAGCCCCAACGGCTTATGCCGACGACGAGAAGCgcaaggggaagaaggtgatTGACCTTGATTGTCGCGGGTTGGAGTTTACGGAGTTTAAGCCTGATGTTTGTTTCCCTGTCTTGCCTTGCTGGAGGCTCCAATAGTTTCATCGAGGTTATGATGGTATAGTGCTAATGCTTTTTGTAGGGAGAATGGGAGGCTAAGGGTGTGGAATCCTCTACGGCGTTTACGGGGATTGATCTTGCAGACGGCGAGTGGTATGATTATgatgagaaggctggggatgaggttgCGATTAAGGAGATCAAGTGGGATATTGGACGAGCATGAGGCGCGTATTGTTATGATCGGGATGGGATGTGTAACATTCGGACTTGTCTAAATAATGAATTATCCAAATTATCACCAAGTGTGTCTGTCTGTTCATGTTGAAGCCTGAGGATGCAAAAAATATATGTAGCCTGAGGCATGAATAATAAAGGCGGTGGTCCTGCACTAATCCTGATTGGACGATCGACACCGCGTCGAGCTTCAGCACATTTTCCGGCTCAAGATCAAAGGACCTCTGAACACCGAATTGACCAGTCGTGCCCGTGTCGTTGCAGTCATTATAATCACCAATCGAAATCGATATCTGCGCGATTCCCGACCGCAGAGTTGACGCATTTGGAACGGACTGGCTCCATCCATCGACACCACTGATTTGATTCCGATTCCGCAAGCCGCTCGCTCAGAACCTTTACGATGAGTGTATGTCCTCCTCCACTGCCCAGATTGCagttttatatttagttatgAGTTATACTGATTCATGCCTGCAGCTTCAACCCGTCAACCCTCGACCCTTCCTCCAGGCTAGGTACGCTCGATTCCTTCACCCGCCCGTCACGATTGAGACCAGACCATGCTAACTCACGCAGGGTCGCAACCCAAGTCATCGTCCGCCTGAAATGGGGCCAGACAGAATACAAGGGGCTTCTGGAGAGCATTGATTCATACATGAACGTGCTGCTGCGGGACACAGAGGAATTCATCGACGGGAAGCCCACGGGGACTCTGGGTCTTGTTTTCATACGGTGCGTTAGATATAAAACATCAGCTATCGCTTGGTATGCTTTTACTGCCGATGCTAACTTGATTGAATAGGTGTAATAACATCCTCTGGATGGGATCGGCGGAGAACGTTGAGATGACGGATCTGGGATTACGATAGACGGTCGCGCGAGAGAATTCATATACCAATCGATCTTCGTTTCGCTTGTTTCGTTCGCCTGAATGCATAAGTTGTATaaggaggagatgatggaAATGGCCGCGGT
This is a stretch of genomic DNA from Aspergillus puulaauensis MK2 DNA, chromosome 8, nearly complete sequence. It encodes these proteins:
- a CDS encoding CXXC motif containing zinc binding protein (BUSCO:EOG09264X31;~COG:A;~EggNog:ENOG410PP1C;~InterPro:IPR008584;~PFAM:PF05907), whose protein sequence is MLCPLPTLLLRAQPHNTKKASHLPRSNFHHHIYQTPPTSTREANVANNAIEMLSLILSAELTGVTDLRPQDTEEDPYYYTFKVQCTSCRETHPNWVSFNRFEQIEIPGSRGEANFVWKCRLCQRTHSASILAAPTAYADDEKRKGKKVIDLDCRGLEFTEFKPDGEWEAKGVESSTAFTGIDLADGEWYDYDEKAGDEVAIKEIKWDIGRA
- a CDS encoding small nuclear ribonucleoprotein F (COG:A;~EggNog:ENOG410PS3G;~InterPro:IPR016487,IPR010920,IPR034100,IPR001163;~PFAM:PF01423;~go_component: GO:0005681 - spliceosomal complex [Evidence IEA];~go_component: GO:0005732 - small nucleolar ribonucleoprotein complex [Evidence IEA];~go_process: GO:0000387 - spliceosomal snRNP assembly [Evidence IEA];~go_process: GO:0000398 - mRNA splicing, via spliceosome [Evidence IEA]), encoding MSLQPVNPRPFLQARVATQVIVRLKWGQTEYKGLLESIDSYMNVLLRDTEEFIDGKPTGTLGLVFIRCNNILWMGSAENVEMTDLGLR